A genome region from Aurantiacibacter sp. MUD61 includes the following:
- a CDS encoding heme-binding protein: MRWRGATALLSASALVLAGCGGGGDGGQNGSGNAVVPTPSPTPPPSGQLFTPPAQEALSITDVQAVIAQAVAEAQSRNLPSVIAVTDRVGNVLAVFDMNGAPDMAALSRRQIGGMAASGSEIGLQGAMVPSTAAAIAKALTGAYLSSSGNAFTSRTASMIVQEHFPPAPTTVGLESGPLFGVQFSQLPCSDLSARADDGLIGPKRSPLGLAADPGGLPLYKNGVVVGGIGVMGDGDYGFDPNILDVENDAEEAIAIAGAQGFMPPTNIRANRIFVDGTSLRFTDVSESQITGGGGSFAAINGTAGNLVPVTGYTDGTLRSGTAYGSEASGIRASTAAEFSNRDAWVLTDGAGIPRYPIRSGTDGGSVAQPLTADEVRTILEEAFTILSRARAQIRRPTDSRMQASISLVDTHGEVLGIVRSPDGPIFGVDVSLQKARTAAFFSNPVAAADLAPIPAPPGGLAGADYVNRVRTFLGDPAALTGNFAFADRSGGNLSRPYFPDGEVSAVAGPLSVQVPATFSPFAVGLQTDLVVPNIGAHLAFVSGTAASDTPRGCTLAPNSPSGSPRIANGVQIFPGSVPIYRGNVLVGGIGVSGDGIDQDDMVSFLGLHNAGVRTGSVNNADPAIRADRIVVNVNGRNTRLRYINCPFAPFLDTDAQNVCQGL, from the coding sequence ATGCGCTGGAGGGGGGCCACCGCATTGCTGTCCGCGAGCGCGCTGGTGCTTGCGGGGTGCGGCGGAGGCGGTGATGGCGGACAGAATGGCAGCGGCAATGCTGTCGTCCCGACACCGTCACCCACGCCTCCGCCGTCGGGCCAGCTGTTCACTCCGCCCGCACAGGAAGCCCTGTCTATCACCGACGTGCAGGCAGTGATCGCACAGGCCGTGGCGGAGGCGCAGAGCCGCAATCTGCCATCGGTCATCGCCGTGACGGACCGCGTCGGCAATGTGCTCGCCGTATTCGACATGAACGGCGCGCCCGACATGGCCGCGCTCAGCCGCCGACAGATCGGCGGAATGGCGGCCAGCGGCAGCGAGATCGGCCTGCAAGGCGCGATGGTGCCAAGCACGGCGGCGGCCATCGCCAAGGCCCTGACCGGAGCCTATCTTTCGAGCAGCGGCAATGCCTTCACCAGCCGCACCGCCAGCATGATCGTGCAGGAGCATTTCCCGCCCGCGCCCACTACAGTAGGGCTCGAAAGCGGGCCGCTGTTCGGCGTGCAATTCAGCCAGCTGCCGTGTTCCGACCTTTCCGCACGTGCGGACGACGGGCTGATCGGACCCAAGCGTTCGCCGCTGGGCCTCGCGGCCGATCCGGGCGGATTGCCGCTGTACAAGAACGGGGTCGTGGTCGGCGGCATTGGCGTGATGGGCGATGGCGATTATGGCTTCGATCCCAATATCCTCGATGTCGAAAACGATGCCGAGGAAGCTATCGCTATTGCGGGGGCGCAGGGCTTCATGCCGCCCACCAATATTCGCGCAAACCGCATTTTCGTGGACGGCACCTCGCTACGCTTCACCGATGTCAGCGAAAGCCAGATCACCGGCGGGGGCGGCAGCTTTGCGGCGATCAATGGCACCGCAGGCAATCTGGTCCCGGTCACCGGCTACACGGACGGTACGCTGCGCTCAGGGACAGCCTATGGCAGCGAGGCCTCGGGCATTCGCGCCTCGACAGCGGCCGAATTCTCCAATCGCGATGCCTGGGTGCTCACCGATGGTGCGGGCATTCCGCGCTACCCGATCCGTTCCGGGACCGATGGTGGAAGCGTCGCGCAGCCTCTGACCGCAGACGAAGTGCGCACGATCCTGGAGGAGGCTTTCACCATCCTCAGCCGCGCCCGTGCGCAAATTCGCCGCCCCACCGACAGCCGCATGCAGGCGAGCATCAGCCTGGTCGATACGCATGGCGAAGTTCTCGGCATCGTACGCTCCCCCGACGGGCCGATTTTCGGCGTCGATGTCAGCTTGCAGAAGGCGCGTACGGCCGCTTTCTTCTCCAATCCTGTTGCTGCCGCAGACCTTGCTCCGATCCCTGCCCCGCCCGGCGGCTTGGCCGGCGCGGATTACGTGAACCGCGTGCGCACATTCCTCGGCGATCCTGCCGCACTGACCGGCAATTTCGCCTTTGCCGATCGCTCCGGCGGCAACCTTTCGCGGCCCTATTTCCCCGATGGTGAAGTCAGCGCCGTGGCCGGCCCATTGTCGGTGCAGGTGCCCGCCACTTTCAGTCCCTTTGCAGTGGGCCTGCAGACCGATCTGGTGGTGCCCAATATCGGCGCGCATCTCGCCTTTGTGAGCGGCACTGCGGCGAGCGATACGCCGCGCGGTTGTACGCTTGCGCCGAACTCGCCCTCTGGAAGCCCGCGCATCGCCAATGGCGTCCAGATCTTTCCCGGTTCTGTCCCGATCTATCGCGGCAACGTGCTGGTCGGCGGTATCGGCGTGTCGGGCGACGGGATCGACCAGGATGACATGGTCAGCTTCCTCGGCCTGCATAATGCGGGCGTGCGGACAGGCAGTGTGAACAATGCCGATCCGGCGATCCGCGCAGACCGGATCGTTGTGAATGTGAATGGCCGCAACACGCGCCTTCGCTACATCAATTGTCCCTTCGCGCCGTTCCTCGATACGGACGCGCAAAATGTGTGTCAGGGCCTGTGA
- a CDS encoding adenylate/guanylate cyclase domain-containing protein has product MRIFATGWRSVREAGPRRLVLTGLMLILALLLARFSWQIWFTDTAERALYDAREYYLSELVEPDMRVVIIAFDDQALIELQKRSPLPRDTIAAALRNIDTLGAKAIGVDILFDQPQAEDAELIETLRAMQTPTAVGYASVDTNALDIEYEQQLYLDEFMAAVEGPNVRRASIRLAENEGVTRLWPDIIDGSPPLLGRVMLEMAGDPAAERFAGYEGAIRFRRPAFADEPVVPSLSIMVFSMDEIFAIPEARAEFETAVRDSYVLIGGDITDYDRALTPLSGFTDAAVEQGGRSVRPPGIAIHAATIAQMLDGDRLRQPSPWYLWALAMLVVIAATLTALLELRNWKFIPLLVAQVLLFIGLPFFLHERGVDTHGFPAVGPALGWILAFTAVTSAARASGAVQRKFAQGALGKYLPQSIAEEIIEKPELLRLGGEKREIYVLFSDLEGFTKMSHAIAPEMVAKLLNRYLEMLSDVVLAHGGILDKFIGDAVVAFWGAPIARPDDATRAAQCGYAIWQAGEAFREEVARMDPSLPPIGKTRVGLHFGEAVVGNFGGENRIQYTALGDSMNTAARLESGNKTFRTSVMASEEFASRSGLKWWRRMGRVILSGRSRPVELYEPAPDFAEHDRRTLNTAVEMLDTAREGAIRTIGAMAAKYPEDTGLAALLERCRDLNADGAYVMAGK; this is encoded by the coding sequence ATGCGGATCTTTGCCACCGGCTGGCGCAGCGTGCGCGAGGCGGGTCCCAGACGGCTTGTGCTGACTGGCCTCATGCTCATCCTTGCTTTGCTGCTCGCGCGCTTCAGCTGGCAGATCTGGTTCACCGATACGGCCGAGCGGGCGCTGTATGATGCGCGGGAATATTACCTGTCCGAACTGGTCGAACCGGACATGCGGGTGGTGATCATTGCGTTTGACGATCAGGCGCTGATCGAGCTGCAGAAGAGATCCCCCTTGCCGCGCGACACCATCGCCGCCGCGCTTCGCAATATCGACACGCTGGGCGCGAAAGCGATCGGCGTCGATATATTGTTCGACCAGCCGCAGGCCGAGGATGCCGAGCTGATCGAGACATTGCGAGCCATGCAAACACCCACGGCGGTCGGCTATGCCAGCGTCGATACCAATGCGCTCGATATCGAATATGAGCAGCAGCTCTATCTCGACGAGTTCATGGCCGCTGTGGAAGGGCCCAATGTGCGACGCGCGAGCATCCGCCTGGCCGAGAACGAAGGTGTCACGCGGCTGTGGCCGGACATTATCGACGGCAGCCCGCCGCTTCTGGGGCGAGTCATGCTGGAAATGGCGGGCGATCCGGCAGCAGAGCGCTTTGCGGGGTATGAAGGTGCGATCCGCTTCCGCCGGCCCGCCTTTGCCGATGAGCCGGTGGTTCCCAGCCTCTCGATCATGGTCTTCAGCATGGATGAGATCTTTGCGATCCCGGAGGCGCGCGCCGAATTCGAAACGGCTGTCCGCGATTCCTATGTCCTGATCGGCGGCGATATTACCGATTACGACCGCGCGCTGACGCCGCTTTCGGGCTTCACCGACGCCGCAGTGGAACAGGGCGGGCGCAGCGTACGGCCACCGGGTATCGCCATTCACGCGGCGACCATCGCCCAAATGCTCGATGGTGATCGGCTGCGCCAGCCATCCCCATGGTATCTCTGGGCGCTTGCCATGCTGGTCGTCATCGCCGCCACGCTGACCGCCCTGCTGGAGCTGCGCAATTGGAAGTTCATCCCGCTGCTGGTGGCGCAGGTGCTGCTGTTTATCGGACTGCCATTCTTCCTGCATGAACGCGGCGTCGACACCCACGGCTTCCCCGCCGTCGGGCCGGCGCTCGGCTGGATCCTGGCCTTTACCGCTGTCACCAGCGCGGCGCGGGCATCGGGCGCGGTGCAGCGAAAATTCGCGCAAGGCGCGCTGGGCAAATATTTGCCGCAAAGCATTGCCGAAGAGATCATCGAAAAACCCGAACTGCTGCGCCTTGGCGGCGAGAAGCGCGAAATCTACGTGCTGTTTTCGGACCTTGAGGGCTTCACCAAGATGAGCCACGCCATTGCCCCGGAGATGGTCGCCAAACTGCTCAACCGCTATCTCGAAATGCTTTCCGACGTGGTACTGGCCCATGGCGGCATCCTCGACAAATTCATCGGCGATGCAGTGGTGGCCTTCTGGGGCGCACCGATCGCACGGCCCGATGATGCGACGCGCGCGGCGCAATGTGGCTATGCCATCTGGCAGGCGGGCGAGGCATTTCGCGAAGAAGTGGCGCGCATGGACCCCAGCCTGCCCCCGATCGGCAAAACCCGCGTGGGACTGCATTTCGGCGAAGCGGTCGTGGGCAATTTCGGCGGCGAAAACCGCATCCAGTATACCGCGCTGGGCGACAGCATGAATACAGCCGCCCGGCTCGAGTCGGGAAACAAGACGTTCCGCACATCGGTGATGGCGAGCGAGGAATTTGCCAGCCGGTCCGGCCTCAAATGGTGGCGGCGGATGGGCCGCGTAATCTTGTCCGGTCGCTCGCGACCGGTCGAATTGTATGAGCCCGCGCCCGACTTTGCCGAGCACGATCGCCGCACGCTGAACACGGCGGTGGAGATGCTCGATACCGCTCGAGAGGGAGCAATCCGAACGATTGGGGCGATGGCGGCGAAATATCCCGAGGATACGGGCCTTGCCGCGCTGCTCGAGCGCTGCCGCGATCTGAATGCGGATGGTGCCTATGTCATGGCGGGCAAGTGA
- the gdhA gene encoding NADP-specific glutamate dehydrogenase, whose protein sequence is MASVYDRHVDLDKFMEGVKKRNPGQTEFIQAVHEVSQDVFEFIEDKEEYHEAQILRRIAEPDRVVSFRVCWEDDNHNIRVQRGWRVQNNNAIGPYKGGIRFHPSVNESVLKFLAFEQTFKNSLTGLPMGGGKGGSNFNPKGKSDSEVMRFCQSFMTELYRHIGPDTDVPAGDIGVGGREIGYMFGQYKRITNRWEGVLTGKATEYGGSAMRPEATGYGAVYFLSNMLKHAGEDIEGKTAVISGSGNVATHAAEKICQMGGKVLTLSDSGGFIHDPDGIDQEKIDWVKHLKNVKRGRISEYADHFTNASYHDGKRPWNVETDLALPCATQNELNEDEAKALVDNGCIAVSEGANMPTTLEGVKVFHDAKIMYGPGKAANAGGVAVSGLEMSQNSERISWNQEKLGDMLTELMQGIHEKCVEYGKCEDSDYVDYVKGANIAGFKKVADAMLAFGVV, encoded by the coding sequence ATGGCATCAGTTTACGACCGTCACGTCGATCTCGATAAATTCATGGAAGGCGTGAAAAAGCGCAATCCCGGGCAGACCGAATTCATCCAGGCCGTCCACGAAGTTTCGCAGGACGTTTTCGAATTCATCGAGGACAAGGAAGAATATCACGAAGCGCAGATCCTGCGCCGGATTGCAGAGCCCGACCGGGTCGTTTCCTTCCGCGTGTGCTGGGAGGACGACAATCACAACATCCGCGTACAGCGCGGCTGGCGGGTGCAGAACAACAATGCCATCGGCCCTTACAAGGGCGGCATCCGCTTCCATCCCAGCGTGAATGAAAGCGTGCTGAAATTCCTCGCTTTCGAACAGACGTTCAAGAATTCGCTCACCGGCCTGCCCATGGGTGGCGGCAAGGGCGGCTCCAATTTCAACCCCAAGGGCAAGAGCGACAGCGAAGTGATGCGCTTCTGCCAGAGCTTCATGACCGAACTCTACCGCCATATCGGCCCCGACACCGATGTGCCGGCTGGCGATATCGGCGTAGGCGGGCGTGAAATCGGCTATATGTTCGGCCAATACAAGCGGATCACCAATCGCTGGGAAGGCGTGCTGACCGGCAAGGCCACCGAATATGGCGGCAGCGCCATGCGTCCCGAAGCGACAGGCTACGGCGCGGTCTATTTCCTCAGCAACATGCTCAAACATGCAGGCGAAGACATAGAAGGCAAAACGGCGGTCATTTCCGGCTCGGGAAATGTCGCAACGCATGCGGCGGAGAAAATCTGTCAGATGGGTGGCAAGGTGCTCACCCTGTCAGACAGCGGCGGCTTCATCCACGATCCGGACGGTATCGATCAGGAGAAGATCGACTGGGTCAAACATCTGAAGAATGTGAAGCGCGGGCGCATCTCCGAATATGCCGATCACTTCACCAATGCGAGCTACCACGACGGCAAGCGCCCGTGGAACGTCGAAACCGATCTTGCTCTGCCCTGCGCAACGCAGAACGAACTGAACGAGGACGAGGCGAAAGCGCTGGTCGACAATGGCTGCATCGCAGTGAGCGAAGGCGCGAATATGCCGACCACGCTGGAGGGTGTGAAAGTCTTCCACGATGCCAAGATCATGTACGGTCCGGGCAAGGCTGCGAACGCTGGCGGCGTCGCTGTCTCAGGCCTCGAAATGAGCCAGAACTCGGAACGCATCAGCTGGAACCAGGAAAAGCTCGGCGACATGCTGACCGAGCTGATGCAAGGCATTCACGAGAAATGCGTCGAATACGGCAAATGCGAAGACAGTGACTATGTCGACTACGTAAAAGGCGCGAATATCGCGGGTTTCAAGAAAGTGGCCGATGCAATGCTGGCGTTTGGGGTGGTGTGA
- a CDS encoding multiheme c-type cytochrome produces the protein MLKRLSPTNLVTGIFAVGAALLGGGSLLAAEGYETAVDRDYEAAGVIAPPAPQNQTQLEADEKSAGCNSCHVQTDAPTMHVSDAVVLGCIDCHGGNAEIYGDPTLGFEHEDYVAAREAAHVLPTYPDSWHYPSSANPERSYSLLNREDPIFIRFVNPSDYRVAREACGACHMPVIEAAERSLMATGAMLWGGAAYNNGILPYKNYVVGEAYTRDGEAAMILSPSDTEPGTVTPEEEERGALAALYPLPTWQVVPPADVFRVFERGGRTINTQFPEIGIPNPTGQIQRLEEPGRPDLRQSNRGPGTGLRAAIPVLNIHKTRLNDPFTWFMGTNDQPGDYRHSGCASCHVIYANDREPRHSLVYAQYGRDGQTVTSDPTIAAQINRLHDDHGDESHADEPSGHGDLIGPDDDHAEEDDGYGPDERERGHPLRHVFTRAIPTAQCMNCHMHQPNIFLNSYLGYTMWDYESDAPMMWPGPENTAPRPPGMSDEEYREMYLQQRYPTAEQVREVLDRNPEGAAPRGLWADLDFLRNVYDLNSELQDTQMADYHGHGWNFRGIFRRDREGNLLDADGEIIRPADESDTPEEAARHDDRWRQRFRRDGEEQFVEPGTNPGEAVHMMSIHAENGMQCADCHYAQDSHGNGLIYGEVANAIEIGCKDCHGTADAYPALRTSGPAAPPEGHDLTLLRNPDGRRRFEWTENANGSRTLIQRSIVDPNLEWEVSLVRDSVDPASPNFNALSARSKLMSADGAETGNFEFGPGVAVEDRAHGEQEMACFTCHLSWTTSCGGCHLPIEANWQSEVHRYDGETTRNFATYNPQVARDQMFQLGIHQSTKGNQIAPIRSTSALVLSSTNINRERIYIQQPPVSASGFSSQAFAPHFPHTVRLTETKQCSDCHLSEAEDNNAIMSQLLLLGTNYVNFVGMHAWTGLEGGFEAVRVTEWEEPQAVLGSYLHRYAYPDYYRYHVEDNGRELINWTRGEIFDEDLSGETRALEEFANVHEGTADRVGCLQMRGEYMFVAEGSGGFRVYDIASVANKGFSERIITAPFSPLGHDTHVSSENASCMALATNQPIAPHRNTAEMREMNQEQAFLPIYSYAVVTDAEEGLILVNVDTLADGELRNNRLDRLTFGTGADAWNPDGVLNGARHVHLAGEVAYITADRGLVVVDLADPSNPQLAAVRPITDARASTIQFRYLWVSDAEGVKLFDVTDLRNPVARPEGTIPLANAQRMYIARTYLYIAGKSEGLVIADVTRPLAPEIYRRETFGGTMNDVEDVIVGSTNASLFAYVADGVNGMKVVQLTSPSSQPNFYGFSPAPVPELIAFRRTPSPAISLSKGLDRDRAVDETGGQMAVFGRLGSRPFNRQEMENLFLTGAGIPWRVSDEADIEAWVPGAGPVAGRRRPGE, from the coding sequence ATGCTGAAACGCCTTTCCCCCACCAATCTCGTGACCGGCATATTCGCGGTCGGGGCAGCGCTGCTTGGTGGTGGGTCGCTGCTGGCGGCGGAAGGCTATGAAACCGCGGTCGACCGCGATTACGAGGCGGCAGGCGTAATCGCTCCTCCCGCTCCGCAGAACCAGACGCAGCTGGAGGCAGACGAGAAATCCGCCGGGTGCAACAGCTGCCACGTGCAGACCGATGCGCCGACCATGCATGTTTCCGATGCGGTAGTGCTCGGCTGTATCGATTGCCACGGCGGCAATGCGGAAATCTATGGCGATCCCACACTCGGATTCGAACATGAGGACTATGTTGCCGCGCGCGAGGCAGCACATGTCCTGCCGACCTATCCGGACAGCTGGCATTACCCCAGCAGCGCCAATCCAGAGCGCAGCTATTCGCTGCTCAACCGCGAAGATCCGATCTTCATCCGCTTTGTGAACCCGTCGGATTACCGCGTTGCGCGCGAGGCCTGCGGGGCCTGCCACATGCCGGTGATCGAGGCGGCGGAACGCTCACTCATGGCAACGGGCGCCATGCTGTGGGGCGGTGCGGCCTATAACAACGGCATCCTGCCCTATAAGAATTACGTTGTCGGCGAGGCCTATACGCGCGATGGCGAGGCCGCGATGATCCTCAGCCCGAGCGATACCGAGCCGGGCACGGTCACTCCGGAAGAAGAGGAACGCGGCGCGCTCGCGGCTCTCTATCCGCTCCCCACTTGGCAAGTTGTTCCTCCGGCAGACGTGTTCCGCGTGTTCGAGCGTGGCGGGCGCACGATCAACACGCAATTCCCCGAAATCGGCATTCCCAATCCGACGGGCCAGATCCAGCGGCTGGAGGAGCCCGGCCGGCCAGACCTGCGCCAGTCGAACCGCGGCCCGGGCACCGGCCTTCGCGCCGCCATTCCGGTGCTCAACATCCACAAGACGCGGCTCAACGATCCCTTCACCTGGTTCATGGGCACCAATGATCAGCCGGGCGATTATCGCCATTCGGGCTGCGCCAGCTGCCATGTGATCTACGCCAACGATCGCGAACCGCGCCACTCGCTGGTCTACGCGCAATACGGGCGTGACGGGCAGACGGTCACCTCCGATCCGACTATCGCTGCGCAGATCAATCGCCTTCATGACGATCACGGGGATGAGAGCCACGCCGATGAGCCAAGCGGCCACGGCGATCTGATCGGGCCTGATGATGATCATGCCGAAGAGGATGACGGCTACGGCCCCGATGAGCGCGAGCGCGGCCACCCGCTGCGCCATGTTTTCACCCGCGCCATCCCGACCGCGCAATGCATGAATTGCCACATGCACCAGCCCAATATCTTCCTCAATTCCTACCTCGGCTACACCATGTGGGATTACGAGAGCGATGCGCCGATGATGTGGCCTGGCCCGGAAAACACCGCGCCGCGACCGCCGGGCATGAGCGACGAGGAATATCGGGAGATGTATCTCCAGCAGCGCTATCCCACGGCAGAGCAGGTGCGCGAAGTGCTCGATCGCAACCCCGAAGGCGCGGCCCCGCGCGGGCTGTGGGCGGATCTCGATTTCCTGCGCAATGTCTATGATTTGAACAGTGAGCTGCAGGATACGCAGATGGCCGACTATCACGGTCACGGCTGGAATTTCCGCGGCATCTTCCGCCGCGACCGCGAGGGCAATCTGCTCGATGCCGATGGCGAAATCATTCGACCTGCCGACGAAAGCGACACGCCCGAAGAGGCTGCACGCCACGATGATCGCTGGCGCCAGCGCTTCCGCCGCGACGGGGAAGAGCAATTCGTCGAGCCGGGGACCAATCCGGGCGAAGCCGTCCACATGATGAGCATCCATGCAGAGAACGGCATGCAGTGCGCCGATTGCCACTACGCGCAGGACAGTCATGGCAACGGGCTGATCTATGGTGAAGTCGCAAACGCTATCGAGATCGGCTGCAAGGATTGCCACGGCACCGCCGATGCCTATCCCGCGCTGCGCACCTCCGGCCCCGCCGCGCCGCCCGAGGGGCATGACCTCACGCTGCTGCGCAATCCCGATGGCCGCCGCCGTTTCGAATGGACCGAGAACGCCAATGGCAGCCGCACGCTGATCCAGCGGAGCATCGTCGACCCCAACCTCGAATGGGAAGTCAGCCTTGTGCGCGACAGCGTCGATCCCGCCTCACCCAATTTCAACGCGCTTTCCGCCCGCTCCAAGCTGATGAGCGCGGATGGCGCAGAAACCGGCAATTTCGAATTCGGTCCCGGCGTCGCGGTGGAAGACCGCGCGCATGGCGAGCAGGAAATGGCGTGTTTCACCTGCCACCTTTCGTGGACCACTTCGTGCGGCGGGTGCCATCTGCCGATCGAGGCCAACTGGCAGAGCGAAGTCCATCGCTATGACGGCGAAACGACGCGTAACTTCGCGACCTACAACCCGCAGGTCGCGCGCGACCAGATGTTCCAGCTGGGCATCCACCAGTCGACCAAGGGCAACCAGATTGCGCCGATCCGCTCGACCAGCGCGCTCGTACTCAGCTCCACCAATATCAACCGCGAACGGATCTACATTCAGCAACCGCCCGTCAGCGCCTCGGGATTCTCCTCGCAGGCCTTCGCGCCGCATTTCCCGCACACCGTCCGCCTGACCGAGACCAAGCAATGCAGCGATTGCCATCTCTCCGAGGCCGAGGACAATAATGCAATCATGAGCCAGCTGCTGTTGCTCGGCACCAATTACGTGAACTTTGTCGGCATGCACGCCTGGACCGGGCTTGAGGGCGGTTTCGAAGCCGTGCGCGTCACCGAATGGGAAGAGCCGCAGGCGGTACTCGGCAGCTACCTCCATCGCTACGCCTACCCCGATTATTACCGCTACCATGTCGAGGACAATGGCCGCGAGCTGATCAACTGGACGCGTGGCGAGATTTTCGATGAGGATTTATCGGGCGAAACCCGCGCGCTGGAAGAATTCGCCAATGTCCACGAAGGCACGGCGGACCGCGTCGGCTGCCTGCAGATGCGCGGCGAATATATGTTCGTGGCGGAAGGATCGGGCGGCTTCCGCGTCTACGATATCGCCAGCGTGGCGAACAAAGGCTTCTCCGAGCGCATCATTACCGCGCCTTTCTCGCCGCTGGGCCATGACACCCACGTGAGCAGCGAAAACGCGTCATGCATGGCGCTCGCTACCAACCAGCCCATCGCTCCGCATCGCAATACAGCCGAAATGCGCGAGATGAACCAGGAGCAGGCCTTCCTGCCGATCTATTCCTACGCCGTGGTCACCGATGCCGAGGAAGGGCTGATCCTCGTCAATGTCGATACTCTCGCCGATGGAGAGCTGCGCAACAACCGCCTCGATCGCCTGACCTTCGGCACCGGCGCTGATGCGTGGAACCCCGATGGCGTGCTGAACGGCGCGCGGCATGTGCATCTTGCGGGTGAAGTGGCTTACATCACCGCCGATCGAGGCCTTGTGGTGGTCGACCTCGCCGATCCATCCAATCCGCAGCTCGCCGCAGTGCGTCCGATCACCGATGCGCGCGCGAGCACGATCCAGTTCCGCTATCTCTGGGTTTCCGATGCCGAGGGCGTGAAGCTCTTCGACGTGACAGACCTGCGCAATCCGGTCGCGCGGCCCGAAGGCACGATCCCACTCGCCAATGCGCAGCGCATGTATATCGCGCGCACCTATCTCTACATTGCCGGGAAGAGCGAAGGACTGGTGATCGCCGATGTGACGCGTCCACTGGCACCTGAAATCTACCGGCGAGAGACCTTTGGCGGCACGATGAACGATGTCGAGGACGTGATCGTCGGATCGACGAATGCCAGCCTCTTCGCCTATGTCGCGGACGGAGTGAACGGGATGAAAGTCGTCCAGCTCACCAGCCCATCGAGCCAGCCCAATTTCTACGGTTTCAGCCCTGCCCCCGTGCCCGAACTCATCGCTTTTCGCCGTACCCCCAGCCCCGCGATCTCGCTCAGCAAGGGCCTCGACCGTGACCGCGCGGTGGACGAGACGGGCGGACAGATGGCGGTGTTCGGCAGGCTCGGATCGCGGCCCTTCAACCGGCAGGAAATGGAAAACCTGTTCCTCACCGGCGCAGGCATCCCATGGCGCGTCAGTGACGAGGCAGATATAGAAGCCTGGGTTCCGGGTGCGGGGCCAGTGGCTGGGCGACGGAGGCCGGGAGAATGA
- a CDS encoding multiheme c-type cytochrome: MAQRGSAIRRLIAGVRAAFGFARPLTLLPTAALTLAIALFAGLSAGQPLNAQSGYSYTGVASCAGSTCHGRSEGNGAIVRQDEIATWQSPSAVSGAHSRAFALLGGRRGQQISSSLGLGDARSAGSCLGCHATYVPASERGPRFQLDDGVGCESCHGAAIGWLSSHYEVRGTHPANVRNGLTPLEDPQVRARVCLDCHYGSTDRGQFVTHAMMAAGHPRLTFELDLFSAFQQHHDVDADYVQRKGQPDSVQLWAVGQAEAVARATDLFARPAYGTEGVFPQLYFYDCHSCHRPITDGDERRLTFETNPGRPITFGQPPFNDENIIMLSAVADVLAPGRSDAFRAASRDFHDAMDDGRADAQRAAIALRSEAQSLSAALSSRGYGSNDAFTIVERIGSRAVSPRFTDYAGSVQAVMAIDTLLNALVSDGRVTTGAAAGIRANINRAYSAVSSPGEYRPAAFRTALGDAVSAIGRLR; the protein is encoded by the coding sequence ATGGCTCAACGCGGTTCCGCGATACGCCGGTTGATTGCCGGGGTCCGTGCTGCGTTTGGCTTTGCGCGACCTCTCACTCTCCTGCCGACTGCCGCGTTGACGCTGGCGATTGCCCTGTTCGCCGGACTTTCCGCAGGCCAGCCATTGAATGCGCAAAGCGGCTATTCCTACACCGGTGTTGCTTCCTGCGCGGGGTCCACCTGCCACGGGCGTAGCGAGGGCAATGGTGCCATCGTGCGGCAGGACGAAATCGCCACATGGCAATCACCCAGCGCGGTCAGCGGAGCGCACAGCCGCGCCTTTGCTTTGCTGGGCGGGCGGCGCGGGCAGCAGATTTCCAGCTCGCTCGGCCTGGGTGACGCGCGTTCGGCAGGATCATGCCTCGGCTGTCATGCGACCTACGTCCCCGCCAGCGAGCGCGGCCCGCGCTTCCAGCTGGACGATGGTGTCGGCTGTGAAAGCTGCCACGGAGCGGCCATTGGCTGGCTGTCGAGCCATTACGAAGTGCGCGGCACACATCCTGCGAATGTGCGCAATGGCCTTACCCCGCTGGAGGATCCGCAGGTCCGCGCGCGGGTCTGCCTCGATTGCCATTATGGCAGCACCGATCGCGGTCAATTCGTCACCCACGCCATGATGGCGGCAGGCCACCCGCGCCTCACATTCGAGCTCGACCTGTTCAGCGCATTCCAGCAGCATCACGATGTCGATGCCGATTATGTGCAGCGCAAAGGCCAGCCTGACAGCGTGCAGCTTTGGGCAGTGGGGCAGGCCGAAGCCGTCGCGCGCGCGACCGATCTGTTTGCGCGGCCTGCCTATGGGACCGAGGGGGTCTTCCCGCAGCTCTATTTCTACGATTGCCATTCGTGCCACCGGCCCATCACCGATGGCGACGAGAGACGACTGACATTCGAAACCAATCCGGGCCGACCGATCACTTTCGGCCAACCGCCTTTCAACGATGAGAATATCATCATGCTGTCCGCCGTGGCCGATGTGCTGGCGCCGGGCCGCAGCGATGCCTTCCGCGCCGCCAGCCGCGACTTCCACGATGCCATGGACGATGGCCGCGCCGATGCGCAGCGCGCCGCGATTGCCTTGCGCAGCGAAGCGCAGTCGCTCTCTGCTGCCCTCTCTTCGCGCGGCTATGGATCGAATGATGCCTTCACCATTGTAGAACGGATTGGCAGCCGTGCCGTCTCGCCCCGCTTCACCGATTATGCGGGCAGCGTGCAGGCGGTGATGGCGATCGATACGCTGCTCAATGCGCTGGTGAGCGATGGCCGCGTGACAACCGGAGCCGCCGCGGGCATTCGCGCCAATATCAACCGCGCCTATTCGGCAGTGAGCAGCCCCGGCGAGTATCGCCCCGCTGCGTTCCGGACGGCGCTGGGCGATGCGGTCAGTGCGATCGGAAGGCTGCGGTAA